In Zobellia roscoffensis, the following are encoded in one genomic region:
- a CDS encoding sulfatase-like hydrolase/transferase, which translates to MSTPEIDKLAFSGTIFTDAHVSATVCAPSRAGLLTGKYQQRFGFEANGTGGIGLSNDVETMADAFKNKGYNTYALGKWHLGEEPSDHPNQRGFQEFTVLLEVVVLIFQLKTLLK; encoded by the coding sequence TTGTCTACCCCAGAAATAGATAAACTAGCCTTCAGTGGTACTATTTTTACAGATGCGCATGTAAGCGCAACTGTCTGTGCCCCATCAAGGGCAGGTTTGTTAACGGGAAAATACCAACAACGATTTGGATTCGAAGCCAACGGAACTGGAGGTATAGGACTTTCGAACGATGTAGAAACCATGGCCGATGCTTTTAAGAATAAAGGATATAATACTTATGCTTTAGGAAAATGGCATTTAGGCGAAGAACCTTCAGATCATCCCAATCAAAGAGGGTTTCAAGAGTTTACGGTTTTATTGGAGGTAGTCGTTCTTATTTTCCAATTGAAAACCCTTCTCAAATAG
- a CDS encoding sulfatase-like hydrolase/transferase, whose product MLQHNGKRVKLKGYMTDDLGDIAVNFINKKSNKPFFMYLSFNAVHTPMEAKEEDLAKFKGHPRQALAAMTWSLDENIVKVVQALKNKGVVENTLIFFLSDNGGAHNNQSSTGPLKGWKGNKFEGGHRVPLVVSWPGQLPSGNSLDGLTSSLDIFSTAVKAANIEVDDELILDGVNLLPYLKKLSLDHLMRSYFGES is encoded by the coding sequence ATGTTACAACATAACGGTAAGCGCGTAAAACTAAAGGGTTACATGACCGATGACTTGGGAGACATAGCAGTTAATTTTATTAATAAAAAAAGCAATAAACCATTTTTTATGTATTTGTCTTTCAATGCGGTACATACCCCGATGGAAGCAAAAGAAGAAGATTTAGCAAAGTTTAAGGGGCATCCAAGACAAGCATTGGCCGCAATGACATGGTCTTTAGATGAAAATATAGTTAAGGTCGTACAGGCTTTAAAAAATAAGGGAGTTGTGGAAAACACTTTAATTTTCTTCTTAAGTGATAACGGGGGGGCGCATAACAATCAAAGCAGTACCGGTCCTTTAAAAGGTTGGAAGGGAAATAAGTTTGAAGGAGGTCATCGTGTGCCGTTAGTAGTAAGTTGGCCGGGTCAATTACCTTCTGGTAATTCTTTAGACGGCTTAACATCTTCTTTGGATATATTTAGTACAGCAGTTAAGGCTGCTAATATAGAGGTTGATGATGAGCTTATTTTGGATGGAGTGAATCTTTTACCTTATTTGAAAAAGCTAAGTCTGGACCACCTCATGAGAAGTTATTTTGGAGAAAGCTAG